GCCTTCAAGACTGCTCACCGAACCAGTAGTAGGCTGAGACGGCTATTCGTCGTTACAGAATGAAAAGTAGGACTCCCTGTCAATCAGAGTGGAACCGCGGGCCATGTGCTCGTCTCTGGATCGATCGGGAGTTTTTGTTTGCAAACAGAGAAAATTGGAGGAAAAGATTATGGCAACGATTGATATTACATTAAAAGACGGTGCTGTTCGTCAGGCAGAAGCAGGCATTACGCCGATCGCTTTTGCAAAACAGCTCAGCAACAGCTTGGCAAAACAAGTTCTTGGTGCAAAAGTAAACGGAGAAATGGTTGATCTCAACCAACCGCTTACTGAAAATGCAACACTCGAATTCGTAACGTTCGAAGATGCAGACGGCAAACATGCACTTCGTCACAGTGCATCGCACATTCTCGCACAGGCGGTACTCCGTCTTTATCCGAATGCAAAACTCGCGATCGGTCCTGCTATTGAAAACGGCTTCTATTATGACTTTGATATGGAAAAACCGTTCACGCCTGATGACTTGAGCAAAATCCAAGCAGAAATGAACAAGATCGTCAAAGAAAATCTTGCGATCGAACGCAAAGAAGTATCGCGTGAAGAAGCACTCCGTTTC
The DNA window shown above is from Selenomonadales bacterium and carries:
- a CDS encoding TGS domain-containing protein, which translates into the protein MATIDITLKDGAVRQAEAGITPIAFAKQLSNSLAKQVLGAKVNGEMVDLNQPLTENATLEFVTFEDADGKHALRHSASHILAQAVLRLYPNAKLAIGPAIENGFYYDFDMEKPFTPDDLSKIQAEMNKIVKENLAIERKEVSREEALRFFEEKGEIYKVELIQDLPEDAVISMYTQGEFTDLCAGPHVLTTGKVKAIQLQSIAGAYWRGNEKNKMLQRIYGTAFEKKADLDAYLTLLEEAAKRDHRKLGKELDLFSIQEEGPGF